The genomic DNA CCGCCCGCGCACCAACCGCAGCAGCTTCCGCCACTCAGTGCCGAGGACGGCCGAGGACTCTGCCTCATCGAACAGCTCGCCGACCACGTCCACTTCGCCAACCGCCCGGGTCGTGGTGCGGTGGTGAGCTTCGACAAGGTCCTGAAATGGCGGGAGGGCGCCCTGCTCATGGTGTCCTGAGCGGGGCGCCCTGCGGCGCTCGGTGCCGACCGTCCACGGCCGGTCCCGGCCGTCGGTGATCGGTACTTGATCAACCCTTGGGTCAGCCCTTGAGCTGTGCCATCCAGGCCTCGACCTCGTCGGCCTGGCGGGGCAGCTTGTCGGAGAGGTTCCGGTTGCCGTCCTCGGTGACGAGGATGTCGTCCTCGATCCGGACACCGATGCCGCGGTACTCCTCCGGCACGGTCAGGTCGTCGGCCTGGAAGTACAGACCGGGCTCGACGGTGAGGCAGACGCCGGGCTCCAGCGTCCCGTTGACGTAGGTCTCGGTGCGTGCGGCGGCGCAGTCGTGGACGTCCATGCCGAGCATGTGGCCGGTGCCGTGCAGGGTCCAGCGGCGCTGGAGACCCAGCTCCAGGACCTTGTCCACGGACAGATCGCCCAGCAGACCCCACTCGACGAGCTTCTCGGTGAGCACGCGCTGCGCGGCGTCGTGGAAGTCGCGGTAGTCCGCGCCGGGCTTGACGGCCGCGATTCCCGCTTCCTGGGCCTCGTACACCGCGTCGTAGATCTTCCGCTGCAGCGGCGTGAACGTGCCGTTGATGGGAAGGGTCCGCGTCACATCGGCGGTGTAGAGCTCATCGGTCTCGACACCGGCGTCGAGGAGCAGCAGGTCGCCGGAGCGTACGGGGCCGTCGTTGCGGACCCAGTGCAGGGTGGTTGCGTGCGGGCCCGCGGCGCAGATCGAGCCGTAGCCGATGTCGTTGCCCTCGATGCGGGCGCGCAGGAAGAACGTGCCCTCGATGTAGCGCTCGCTGGTCGCCTCGGCCTTGTCGAGGACCTTCACGACGTCCTCGAAGCCGCGCGCCGTGGCATCGCAGGCCTTCTCCAGCTCGGCGATCTCGAAGGCGTCCTTGACCAGGCGTGCTTCGGAGAGGAAGACCCGCAGCTCCTCGTCGCGCTCCGCGGTGACCTTGTCGGTCAGCGCGGACTCGATGCCCGCGTCGTGGCCCCGGACGTTACGGACCGGTCCGGTGGCCTCCTTCAGCGCGGACGGGAGCTGGCGTACGTCCTTCGCCGGGATGCCCAGCAGCTGTTCGGCCTCGGCCAGGGAGTGGCGGCGGCCGACCCACAGCTCGCCCTGGCCGTCGAGCCAGAACTCGCCGTTCTCGCGGTCGGAGCGCGGCAGCAGGTAGATGGTCGCCTCGTGCCCGCCGTCCTTCGGCTCCAGGACGAGCACGCCGTCCTGGGTCTGGTCGCCGGTGAGGTACGCGTACTCGGTGGAGGCGCGGAACGCGTACTCGGTGTCATTGGAGCGGGTCTTCAGGTTGCCCGCGGGAATGACCAGACGCTCGCCGGGGAAGCGCGCGGACAGTGCGGCGCGACGGGCCGCAGTGTGCTCGGCCTGGGCGATCGGCTCGAGGCCGTGCAGCTCGGTGTCGGCCCAGCCCGACTTCATGTTGGCGGCGAGCTCATCGGAGACGCCCGGGTACAGGCCGTTCTTCCGCTGCTTGACCGGCTCTGTCTCTTCGGTCTCCGGGGTCTCCGGGGTGGGCTCCTCAGACACGACTTGTCTCTCCTTGATACGACACTGGACCCCGTCCATCGTACGGGCGTACGGAAGGGGGCCCAGGGCCGGAAGACCTCTTACAGGAACCGGCTGCCGGGACCCGTCGCACAGACTGATCAAAAAGACCGATTGCGGAGACCGGGCGGAGAGGCCGGCCGGACGGCACAGCTCGGCCGGATCGCGAAGCGACGCCGATGACGCGGCTCAGTCGAAGCGCGCGGCCAGAATGACGATGTCCTCGGCGCTGTCCACCTGGTCGAGCCCGTTCGGCAGGACGGTCCGCAGCACATGGTCGACCACCGATCCGGCGTCCCGGCGCAGCGCCTTCGGCACGCTCGCGGCCGCCGAGTGGAGCCGTGCGAACGCCCGGTCCATCGAGTCGCCGGTGCGGCGCAGCAGCCCGTCGGTGTACAGCAGCACGATCTCGCCGGGCGCCGGAGCGAACTCCACGCTCGGTGCCTCCCAGCAGGCGAGCATGCCCAGCGGCGCGGACAGGCTGGTCTCGACGAACTCCGCGCGCCGGTCGCCGATCACCAGTGGCGGGGTGTGCCCGGCACCGGCCAGCACGATCTTGCGTGCGGCGGGCTCGCAGTAGGCGAAGAGGGCGGTGGCGGACCGTGCGGGTTCGGTCAGCCGAAGCAGCAGTTCCAGATCGGAGAGCACGGCAACCGGATCCTCGCCCTCCATCACCGCGTACGCGCGCAGGCCGGCCCGCAGCCGTCCCATGGCGGTCAGCGCGCCGGGGCCGGAGCCGCCGACCGAACCGACGGCGAGACCGAGCGCACCCTCCGGCAGTGCCATGGCGTCGTACCAGTCGCCGCCGCCGCGCGGTGCGGCGCGATGGCGGGCGGCCAGCTGCACGCCGGGGACCCGGGGCAGCCGGCCGGGCCGCAGCTCGTCGGTGAGGGCAGCCACTTCCGCCCTGGCCCGATGCAGCTCCAGCAGTCGGGCCAGGTGTGCGGCCGCGTAACGGGCGTAGAGGCCGACGAGGTGGCGCTGGCGTTCGAGGGGTTCGGCGGGCTCGTCGTAGAGCCAGACGGCCGCGCCGAGTCGGCCCGTCGCGGTGGTGGTCAGGGGCAGGGCGTAGCTGGCGGCGTATCCGAGCCGGGCGGCGACTTCGCGCTGGCGGGGGTCCAGGCCGGTGTCGCCGAGCAGATCGGGGCTGGTCTGGGGCCCTTCGGCGCCCGGGAGGCCGTCCAGGATCCTGCCGTACGAGGTTGCGCTGCGCGGCACCGTCTCGATGTGGCCGAGCTCGGCGTGGGCGAGTCCGAGACCGATGGTGGAGACCGGGCCGCGACGGTCGGAGGGTTCGAAGACGATCAGCCCGCGGCGGGCTCCGACCAGGGCCGCGCCGGCACCGAGAAGCTCGTGCAACGCGTCGTCGAGGGTGTTGGTTCCGGCCAGGCGCTCGGTGAGCTCGTGCAGCGTGGTGAGGTCGGAGACCCAACCGGCCAGACGGTCTTGAAGAAAGGCTCCTGGCACGGCCGGCACACCGTCCAGGGGCCCGCCAGTGTGCGCTGAAACAGGAACTGCGGGATCGATTCCAGCCACTTTCGGCAGGTGAGGGGCGCTCATGGCAACCGGCTTTCCGACCAGTGCGTTTCGTCGAATAGCATCGCAAACCCCCATGTCATTCTGCGCCGCTATCAGTGCATCCACATGTACACGCAGATGTGAGCCGATGTCCAGCATTGTCCCTGCGGGATTCGTGGTGTCCGCGTGACTACTAAGTTGGCCAAAAAATGCACCCTATGGGCGCTATTTGCTGTCGACTGGGTCTGGTTCGGCAGGGGGTTCCCTCGGGGTGAAGTCCCTGGGGAGCGTCATTCCGGGCATGCTGGGTACGTAATCGGTGATGAACCAGGGGCAGTTCTGATCGCCCCGGAACCTGGCAGCGAGCCCGGACGTCCTCACATGTGACGGCCGCGCCCCATCCCCGAGTGGCGGGGTTGTGCACCATGGGACGGCAGGCGCGATGCGCTGCCCCTCGCCATGTTTTTGGCTGGACCGGCTCAGCTCGACTCGGCTCACGCTCGGTACCGACGGGTTACCCGTACCGCAGACTTAGAGAGCTTGTACGCACGGTGAAGTAATACACACGTGGCGTGACGCACGCGTGTTGTGATGTGGCCCTCGGCGTTCAACGGAAAGGAACGAGCGCTCATGCGCGAGATCCTCGGAAGGCGACGCAGGCTCCGGCTCCGGCGCAAGGCACGGCCCGCCCAGCTCGACGCGGCCCTGACCTGTGCCACCGCATGGCAGTGGCCCGTGCTTCCCGGAGTGGGGCTGAGCGCAGGCGGTGGTCGCGGTGACCGCGGCCGTGGCTGTGCCTGTCCCGATCCCGAGTGCGTCGTACCCGGCGCACACCCCTTCGATCCCGGCCTCCTCGCGGCGACCACCGACGAGCGCATGGTGCGCTGGTGGTGGACCAACCGGCCCACCGCGCCGATCATGCTGGCCACCGGCGGTCGCGCCCCGTGCGCGCTCAGCCTGCCCGCCATGGCCGGCGCCCGGGCGCTGGCCGAGCTCGACCGGATGGGGATGCGGCTCGGTCCCGTGGTGGCGACACCGACACGGTGGTCGCTGCTGGTCGCTCCCTACACCCTCGAACAGCTCGGCGAGCTGCTGCACGCCAAGGACTGGGTGCCCAGTTCGCTGCGCTTCCACGGCGAGGGGGGCTATCTCGTCCTTCCACCCTCCGAGGTGGGTACGGGGCAGGTGCGCTGGGAACGGGCTCCACTGCCCGGCCCCGCGACTCCCTGGCTGCCGGATGTGGAAGCGGTCCTGGACGCGCTGGTCGAAGCGAGCAACAGCGCTCCCGACGGCGGCAGCCGGCTCGCGTACTGAGAGAGAACGGTCGGTGCCGTGGAGACCGGTGCGGCGTCCGGGCGGGCTGCTCGACTCACTCGTTCGGGTGTGAGCCGTCCGAGTTTCCGCGTCAAATGAGTGCACTCCGGCCCGGTGCCCTCATTTTCGTGGATATCTTCGGCGCACCGTCAGGAATTCCCGCCGGTCGACAGGTGGGGCCGCCATGAATCTCCGCATGATCGTTATAGCGGGTGTGGTGTTCTCCGCCGTCGTGCTCGCGCCCGCGGCGTCTGTGGAAACCGCGGGCGGTCCCCCGTCCTGTAACGGCTGATGCAAAGTCTGCCGATGCAAAGTCCCGCGACGGAGGGCTTTCTGACGTGCCTTCCGGAACCGGTTCGAAGGAGCCTTCGAAAAAGTCTCGGGGGGCGGCTTCAAAAAGATCTTCGCGGGGGAGTTCCTGGCCCGGACTTCTGTCCGATATCGACCTGCCGGGCGGGCGCGGGGAAGTCGGCGGGCCTGGCGGAGGGACCGGCTCCGCCTTTGCCGGACCGGCCGGTTGCGCGCTGTGGACCGTCGACCGGTGCGGCCCGAACCGATCTCCCCCGAGGGCATCCAAGGGCGTTGACCTGTGTCATGACCGACGGGCGTGCCACATGGGCGCGCAGCTACTACCGCGATACGACGGGTGACGAACTCCGGTCCGTACTCACGCTGATGGGGCCCGGAGGGCGGACCGTCGAAACGCGCTGCACGGTGGAGTCGCAGGACGAGCCGCGCGACTGCGAGATGCCGCACCGTTCGTCGTGCGGAGGCCTTGAGGAGTGCGTGGCGGGCGGCCGGGCGTGCGGGTGGCGACGGGTCGCCCGACAGGGCGGCCGAGGAGGTTCCGCTGATGCCGAGGTCCGGATCCGATCCAGTGCCCTCCGTGGCGGGTTGACGCCGGATCCGCAGTCGCTGTGCCCGGTCCCGTGCGTCGCTCCCTGCGCCGTGTCCGGGCATGAGAACGCCCGGTCGCTGGCGACGGGGGATGCACCAGCGACCGGGCTTCTAGAACGGTAACAAGAGATCTGCCGTTCGCAAATTCGATCTCGCTTATTCGGACAGCTATTTACTTGCGGGTACTGCGAGTTGTGACGTGAGTCACCGATCGGACCGCCGCTGTCGTCGCGCGGTCACGGTCAGCTGAGCGTCACCTGGCGGTTGGTGAGACCGCCGCGGGCCCGCCGCTCGTCCGCGGTGAGCGGAGCGTCCGAGGCGAGTGCCTGCGCCAGCCGCTCCGCGAGCTCGGCCGCGGGCTTCTCGCACTCCTCCGCCCCCATCGCGCTGGGCAGATCCCAGACCGGGACCATCAGCCCGTGCGCGCGGAAGGAGCCGACCAGCCGCGTCCCCTCGCCGAGCGAGGAGGTACCGGCGGCGTGCAGCCGGGCGAGCGCGTCGAGGAGCTGCTCCTCGGGGTGCGGCATGACCCAGCGCAGGTGGTTCTTCTCGGGGGTCTCGCACCAGTACGCGGCGTCCACGCCGGAGAGCATGGTGGTGGGGATCGCAGCCTCGTTCGCACGCTCCAGGGATGCGGACACCTCGGGCGTGGCGTTCTCCGCACCCGGGACCCAGAACTCGAAGCCGGAGTGGACGACCGGCTCGAACGCGGCTTCCGGGTCGAGCAGGTCCTGCAGGCGCGGCCCGTCAGCCGGTACGCGCCGGGCGGCGACGGGTGAGCCGGGCTCGGTTTCCAGCGCACGCTGCAGGGTGTCCGCGAGGTCGCGGCTGAGGTCGCCGGATGAGGTGTCGTTCTGCAGGGCGAGCAGGACGGAGCCGTCGTCGCGGCGCAGCGCCGGCCACGCCATCGGCAGCACGGTCGCGAGCGTCACGGACGGCACGGCCTCGGGCAGTCCGCCCTTCAGGGTCAGTTCGACCGTTGCGGCGGGCACCAGCTCACGCAGGGCGACCCAGTCGCACTCACCCGCCAGGCCCTCGAACGGACGCTGGACCAGCTCGGTCACGGCCTGGGCGGCGGCGCGGCCGTGACAGGCCTTGTAGCGGCGGCCAGAACCGCACGGGCAGGGCTCGCGAGCCCCGACCACCGGGATCTCGCCGTCCTTGAGCTGCTGCTTCCCGGCCTTGGTCTGAGGGCGCTTCTTGGCCATGGTGGGCTTTCTCCCGATTGCGACAGTGCGGTCTGGGCCGCGAGCCTAGCCGCCCGTGCGGGATCCGGGGCACAGCCGCCCGGGGCGCATGGGGTGCGTACGCCGGAGCGCCGGTGTGTCGCGGTCCGTTCGGAGGCCCCAGGGCCCCAGCCGGATGTCGGTGCGCAGGCCCATCCGTACGCAAGTTCGCAAGCCCGTCGGTTCACCGGTCCGTGCGTATTCCGAACCGCTGCATCGGCCTCAGGCCACCTCAGCCCGCGTCGTCGAACGCGTCGGCGAAGTCCAGCCCGTCGAGTCCCGGCAGACGCCCGTTCCCGTTGCCGTGCCCGCGGCCCTTGCTGATCAGCACCCACACGGTGACCTCGCCGGACGAGCTGTCGCGCACGCCCCACTCCTCGGCGAGCGCGCTGATGATGTTGAGCCCGCGGCCACCGCGCGCCGTCACGGACGGTGTGGCCGGAATCGGTCGGGTCGGACCGCCTCCGTCCGTCACCTCGACGGTCAGTCCGCCTGTTCCGTCGACGCGCCAGGCGGCCCGTACGTCGCCGTCACCCACATCTGTGTGTCGCCCCAGCGGCCTGCCGTGTCGGCAGGCATTGCTGAGAAGTTCGGAAAGGATCAATACAGCATCGTCGACGACCGAATCCGACACCCCGTAGCTGCGCAACTGCTCGCGCATCCGGTGCCGCGCCTGCCCCACGCCCGCAGGGCCATGGGGTACGGCCATGCTCGACGACGTGGGCACTTCCTGTGCCACCACCAACGCCACCCCCGAGACCTCCTTTGCCCCACGCCACGGAGTGGATGCCCTCCTGGACTGGACCGGAAACCGGCCAATGGCTTGCCGGTGACGCATTCGTAACGATCGAATACAGGCTGAATGCGCCGGTGTACAACCTGTAACTGATGTTAAAAGCGACCCAGTTGGGACAGGACCTGCTTTGGGCGATTCGTGATGATTGCTTCCACGCCAAGGTGCGCGCAGAGCTCCACGTCCTCGGGTTCGTTGACCGTCCAGACGTGCACCCGGTGGCCGGCGCGGTGCAGCCGCTCGATGTAGCCCGGGTGGCTGCGTACGATCCGCAGTCCCGGACCGGCGATCCGGGAACCGGCCGGCAATCGCCCGTCACGCAGCCGCGGCGAGACGAACTGCATCAGATAGACGGTCGGCAGGGTGGGTGAGGCGGCCTGGATGCGGTGCAGGGAGCGTGCCGAGAAGCTCATGATCCGGACCGGCGAGGGGCCCTCGTCCGGCGGAGTGTCGAGCTCGAAGCGCTTCAGCAGATGCAGCAGCCGTTCCTCCACCTGGCCCGCCCAGCGCGTGGGGTGCTTCGTCTCGATGGCCAGCTGGAGGGGGCGCCCGGCGGTGCGCGTCTCGACGACGAGCTCGAGCAGTCGCTCGAGAGTGAGTACGGAGGTGAGCTCGCCCGGCACGGGATCCCAGTCCGGGGACTCCTCGCGGTCCTTCCAGGAGCCGAAGTCGAGGGCGGCGAGTTCGGCGAGTTCCAGGGCGGAGACGGCGCCGCGGCCGTTGGACGTACGGTTCACCCGGCGGTCGTGCACGCAGACGAGGTGGCCGTCGGCGGTGAGCCGTACATCGCATTCCAGCGCGTCCGCGCCGTCCTCGATGGCCTTCCGGTAGGCGGCCAGGGTGTGCTCGGGAGCGTCGTCGGACGCCCCGCGGTGTGCGATGACCTGGATGGGGTGTTGCATGGTGTGCTGCCGTGCGTGGGTCACCGCGTCATGGTGCCACCGAGTGGCGGCAGGGGTGCGTACCTTGCGGCAGGGGACCGTTTTGCCGGATATAAAGATTGGTGCACGGACGCACAGGTCCTGCTTACAGTGGCCTGACGGGTCATGGGAAAAGCTGGCTCCGGACACGTACACAGCGGATCTCTTGCCGAAAATTGATGAGGAACCGAGGAGTAAAGAGCTGTGAGCACAGAGAACGAGGGCAACGAGGGCACCGCGGCTCCGGCCGTTCCGGCCGTTCCGTCCGCACCTCCCGTGCCGGCCGCTGCTCCTGAGGGCACGCCTGCGCCCCCGTCGGCGCCCGCGGGCCCGGATTCGTCGCACGCGGCAGCGCCACAGCAGCCGGGGCAGGCGATGGACTGGCCGCCGCCGCAGCCCCCTTCCGGGCCGCAGCACGCGGCGTCCGCGCACCCGCAGCCGGCCGGTGCCTGGCCGCCTCCCCCGCCTGCCGTTCCCGCGTACGCGCAGGGCGGTGGCGGTGGTCCCGTGTGGGGGGCGGCCAACCAGCAGCCGGCGCCGGAGGCCCCGCGCAAGCCGCGCGGCAGCGGTCTGGTGGCCGCGGTGGCGGTCGCGGCGCTCGTTGCGGGCGGCATCGGCGGCGCCCTCGGCTACTGGGCCGCCGACCGGAACGACAGCGGCAACTCCTCCGGGTCGACCACGGTCACGGCGTCGACCAATCCGCAGGCCCTCAAGCGCGACCCCGGCACGGTCGCAGGCGTCGCGGCCAGGGCGCTGCCCAGCGTGGTCACGATCGACGCGCAGAACGGCGACGGCGAGGGCGGCACGGGCACCGGCTTCGTGTACGACAAGGAAGGCCACATCCTCACCAACAACCACGTGGTGGCTTCCGCGGCGAACAGTGGCCAGCTCACGGCGACGTTCTCCAACGGCAAGAAGTACGACGCCGAGGTGGTCGGCCGCGCGGAGGGTTACGACGTCGCCGTACTGAAGCTGAAGAACGCGCCGTCGGGGCTCGCCCCGCTGGCCCTCGGCAACTCGGACCAGGTCGCGGTCGGTGATTCGACGATCGCGATCGGCGCGCCGTTCGGTCTGTCCAACACGGTCACGACCGGCATCATCAGCGCGAAGAACCGCCCGGTCGCCTCCGGTGACGGCTCCGGCGGCAGTAACTCGTACA from Streptomyces sp. NBC_01707 includes the following:
- a CDS encoding PP2C family protein-serine/threonine phosphatase, with amino-acid sequence MLDIGSHLRVHVDALIAAQNDMGVCDAIRRNALVGKPVAMSAPHLPKVAGIDPAVPVSAHTGGPLDGVPAVPGAFLQDRLAGWVSDLTTLHELTERLAGTNTLDDALHELLGAGAALVGARRGLIVFEPSDRRGPVSTIGLGLAHAELGHIETVPRSATSYGRILDGLPGAEGPQTSPDLLGDTGLDPRQREVAARLGYAASYALPLTTTATGRLGAAVWLYDEPAEPLERQRHLVGLYARYAAAHLARLLELHRARAEVAALTDELRPGRLPRVPGVQLAARHRAAPRGGGDWYDAMALPEGALGLAVGSVGGSGPGALTAMGRLRAGLRAYAVMEGEDPVAVLSDLELLLRLTEPARSATALFAYCEPAARKIVLAGAGHTPPLVIGDRRAEFVETSLSAPLGMLACWEAPSVEFAPAPGEIVLLYTDGLLRRTGDSMDRAFARLHSAAASVPKALRRDAGSVVDHVLRTVLPNGLDQVDSAEDIVILAARFD
- a CDS encoding aminopeptidase P family protein, which gives rise to MSEEPTPETPETEETEPVKQRKNGLYPGVSDELAANMKSGWADTELHGLEPIAQAEHTAARRAALSARFPGERLVIPAGNLKTRSNDTEYAFRASTEYAYLTGDQTQDGVLVLEPKDGGHEATIYLLPRSDRENGEFWLDGQGELWVGRRHSLAEAEQLLGIPAKDVRQLPSALKEATGPVRNVRGHDAGIESALTDKVTAERDEELRVFLSEARLVKDAFEIAELEKACDATARGFEDVVKVLDKAEATSERYIEGTFFLRARIEGNDIGYGSICAAGPHATTLHWVRNDGPVRSGDLLLLDAGVETDELYTADVTRTLPINGTFTPLQRKIYDAVYEAQEAGIAAVKPGADYRDFHDAAQRVLTEKLVEWGLLGDLSVDKVLELGLQRRWTLHGTGHMLGMDVHDCAAARTETYVNGTLEPGVCLTVEPGLYFQADDLTVPEEYRGIGVRIEDDILVTEDGNRNLSDKLPRQADEVEAWMAQLKG
- a CDS encoding ATP-binding protein, whose translation is MRHRQAIGRFPVQSRRASTPWRGAKEVSGVALVVAQEVPTSSSMAVPHGPAGVGQARHRMREQLRSYGVSDSVVDDAVLILSELLSNACRHGRPLGRHTDVGDGDVRAAWRVDGTGGLTVEVTDGGGPTRPIPATPSVTARGGRGLNIISALAEEWGVRDSSSGEVTVWVLISKGRGHGNGNGRLPGLDGLDFADAFDDAG
- a CDS encoding DUF5926 family protein — translated: MAKKRPQTKAGKQQLKDGEIPVVGAREPCPCGSGRRYKACHGRAAAQAVTELVQRPFEGLAGECDWVALRELVPAATVELTLKGGLPEAVPSVTLATVLPMAWPALRRDDGSVLLALQNDTSSGDLSRDLADTLQRALETEPGSPVAARRVPADGPRLQDLLDPEAAFEPVVHSGFEFWVPGAENATPEVSASLERANEAAIPTTMLSGVDAAYWCETPEKNHLRWVMPHPEEQLLDALARLHAAGTSSLGEGTRLVGSFRAHGLMVPVWDLPSAMGAEECEKPAAELAERLAQALASDAPLTADERRARGGLTNRQVTLS
- a CDS encoding glycerophosphodiester phosphodiesterase — translated: MQHPIQVIAHRGASDDAPEHTLAAYRKAIEDGADALECDVRLTADGHLVCVHDRRVNRTSNGRGAVSALELAELAALDFGSWKDREESPDWDPVPGELTSVLTLERLLELVVETRTAGRPLQLAIETKHPTRWAGQVEERLLHLLKRFELDTPPDEGPSPVRIMSFSARSLHRIQAASPTLPTVYLMQFVSPRLRDGRLPAGSRIAGPGLRIVRSHPGYIERLHRAGHRVHVWTVNEPEDVELCAHLGVEAIITNRPKQVLSQLGRF
- a CDS encoding S1C family serine protease, whose amino-acid sequence is MSTENEGNEGTAAPAVPAVPSAPPVPAAAPEGTPAPPSAPAGPDSSHAAAPQQPGQAMDWPPPQPPSGPQHAASAHPQPAGAWPPPPPAVPAYAQGGGGGPVWGAANQQPAPEAPRKPRGSGLVAAVAVAALVAGGIGGALGYWAADRNDSGNSSGSTTVTASTNPQALKRDPGTVAGVAARALPSVVTIDAQNGDGEGGTGTGFVYDKEGHILTNNHVVASAANSGQLTATFSNGKKYDAEVVGRAEGYDVAVLKLKNAPSGLAPLALGNSDQVAVGDSTIAIGAPFGLSNTVTTGIISAKNRPVASGDGSGGSNSYMSALQTDASINPGNSGGPLLDARGAVIGINSAIQSTGSSGQAQAGSIGLGFAIPINQAENVAQQLIKTGQPVYPVIGATVTMDEKTGGAVISEQGSGGTPPVSPDGPAAKAGLKAGDVITKFNETVIDSGPTLIGEIWTHKPGDKVTLTYKRDGKVSTAEVTLGERKGDS
- a CDS encoding bifunctional DNA primase/polymerase, with the translated sequence MREILGRRRRLRLRRKARPAQLDAALTCATAWQWPVLPGVGLSAGGGRGDRGRGCACPDPECVVPGAHPFDPGLLAATTDERMVRWWWTNRPTAPIMLATGGRAPCALSLPAMAGARALAELDRMGMRLGPVVATPTRWSLLVAPYTLEQLGELLHAKDWVPSSLRFHGEGGYLVLPPSEVGTGQVRWERAPLPGPATPWLPDVEAVLDALVEASNSAPDGGSRLAY